DNA sequence from the Syngnathus acus chromosome 5, fSynAcu1.2, whole genome shotgun sequence genome:
TATGGAGCATTATTGTTTGGAGTTACCTAACAATTATAGTTAATGCAATAAAGAGTTACGTCACCATTGTGTCATaggatttgaaaagaaatccagGGTAGTTTTCTTAGATTGTACCACAGAGTACTTTATTCGCTTCAAGACTTCTTGTCCACAAAATGGGATAAGGGTACTTGGATTGGAAATCAGTATAATTATTttcatatgtatatatatatatatatatatatatttttttttttagaatgtggCTGCCCATGATTGGATTGACCGCCCTGCCACACCTCGGAGGGCTCTATGGCGGTTACATCACACGCAACCAGGTGAAGACCTGGTACACCACCCTGCAGAAACCATCATGGCGGCCCCCGAATGCAGCGTTCCCTGTGGTGTGGACCTGTCTCTATACAGGAATGGGGTGAGGATCACTCACACGCAACTCTATACAGTGGAACCCCCAATTTCAACCACAGAATGATAGTCACTCAAAATCGCTTATTAGAAGCAACATTGCTGGGCGCTGGTTGAAATGAAGTCCACTGAGATAAAGCCAGTGCCTTGCTGCCTTCCATCTCGGCTCTGGCCTGTGTGCGAGGAGTTGTTATACAAGAACAGTGGTTGTTTTATCGTTTTAACTGGAATCCTGGCCCACAGGTATGGTTCCTATCTGGTTTGGAAAGAACTTGGAGGTTTTACTGATGACGCGGTCGTGCCCCTGGGACTTTACGGATTGCAGCTGGCACTCAACTGGGCCTGGACGCCCATCTTCTTTGGCGCACACAAGCTCAAATTGGTAAGCTTAACACCCGTGtgatttgtattattattattgactaACCTTGTATGACCGATGTCAGGCCTTCATGGAGATTGTGCTTCTAACCGGGACTGTCGGCGCCACCATGTGGTCCTGGTACCCCATCAGCCGGCCAGCCACTTTGCTCCTGGCGCCCTACCTGGCCTGGTTGTGTCTGGCCACCTCCCTCAGCTATCGCATATGGAGAGACAACCctgagaaaaaagaagagtagAAGAAAAGGGAGAAGACATTTACATCAGCCTTGATCAAACCGCTGTAGCATTTTCTGTGTGGATCACACTGTTAAGGGGCCTTAAAAATGATCAATGTCTATGAAATTCATTATATTGCACTAAGCTTTTTTCTGAGCCTAAATTGATTGGCTTGTTGATGACATGGTCAGAAAGATGCgattgcttcattttttttttttttaccagcagCCTTTTTACAGTTCTCTCATAACTACACGCGTCTgttcaaatgcaattttttttatttaaataatgtgATCGATAGCCTGTGCAAGTCAATCCAAAACAATTTTGGTGGAGGAAGTGATTAACTGAAATATTGTGGTTACACGAGTGCATACCTTGTTACAACTGGGATGTAGCCATGTTCAAAattgaacattcaaacaatAAACACCGCATGTATGATGTTCTTTTGGTGATTAAAAGTGTTTGCATCAAAATATAACTTCAAGTTCAATTGTGGTTTAATTGGTCCATGATAAGATTTCCTGACATGTGGGGAAATGTGTGGTTTCTTTCAATTGTTTTGTAACAAAATCATATTTTGACTTCAAATATAAGTAAAACATAACCTTGAGCAAATATAGCAATAATCTTTATTTCCATacatataaacaaaataagtatataaaaagttatttttcagGTGCTTTCTCTGGAACGTCTTCTGGTGACTTGGAGGAAAACctctctgttaatgttttccagaaactctttttttcatcatctgaTTCCTGCCCACTACCtggatgattaaaaaaaaaaaaaaaaaagttaacagGAGCACCTTGAGTGAGAAAGCAATGACAACTAATGTTTCCTTACCTGACAACATTAATTTACACTCTTCTGCTGTGACTCCAGTGAAGCTTGTGTCTTTCACGCGAGGAAACTGAGAGCAAACAAATAAACGAAGACTTTGAATATTTGTCGATTAGTTGGCAACCTCTCGGGTGCAAACTTGACACTAACTTTAAAGTACACAAgatgtgaaaatgtatttttttaacttgataTTTACTTACGCGctgtttgtatgtgtttgcATTAATTCTTGCCAgactttcataaatctgatcACACTTCTCTGTGTCTGAGATctggaaacaaacaaagacacagGAAGCCACAATTTATCTGCAGGAAACAAAATATACTTTTCTGTTTAAAGGGAACCAAAGAAATTCCAGACAGTAAAGGAGCAATTTTACAAAAGTAGAAATACCTGATAAATAAAATTCTTGTTCTGTTTATACAGACTGTCATGTGTAACTATCAATATTAAGAATGTGAATTggagtatttatttaataatttgacCACAATAatttcagaaatattttcatttttacacgtactaatataaaaaaatgaagataTACCAATAATATCAGTAAATCGGTGTTTACCCTTAAAAAaatcagggggaaaaaaacaatataattgGCGTACACACTAAATTACTTCGTTAATGGTTTTTCCTGCAatagtcaattaaaaaaatagggGATGCAAATATAATTCATGAGGCAAATATTAAATTCAGTAAGGACAACCATACAACTAATGAAGTAAATGGATTACATATGTTGTAGGCTATATTGCAACCGAATTAATAAACTTGGTTGTGAATAAAGCACAACAATTAATTGAATGTAAGAGCGAGCAAGGTCGACTAAGCCGCGCAATGTTCCCAAGTTAGCTTAGCTTCATGATATGTAGCAGCTGAGCTGTGCCGCCGGTGTTGCCCTACCCGTGTGTTTTCGCCCTCGCGGAACGCGGCTGCCACTCGCTGCCGGAGAAACGTTCCCAAATCTCGACCTTTCTTGCGCTCGTCGCGTGGCCATTCTTCGCACAACTTGAGAAAGCGACGATAACGAGTGGCTGACATCGTCACGGGTATACGCAATTGAATAACGACGCGATACAAAATTACGAGCCTCGTCGCTCGCCGTAGTGAGCTAGTGATTGCGCTACTTCCGCCTTGGTCAGCCTCGTTGTTAAGCTAGTCTCACCGGGTGCAACATGAGCGGAGTACCGGGCAAAAAGAGCTCGTCCGGCTCGTCAAGCGTGACAGATTGGATCAGTTCGGCGTGTAAAtttgcaacagacagaaatgatTTCAGGAGGTGAGTGAAAGTAGTGTGAAGCGGTTTTAAAACcatgtgtctgtctgtctgccgtTTCttcttagcattagcatcaagTCATTAGATGTTTGTCCTTGCCATCTactgaaccgcttatcctcccTCACAAGGGTCGCTGTAGCAGCCTATTCCATCTGATTTtgggcaggaaaaaaaaggaaaagaaaataacgaCTAATTACTCTGTGCTTTGCACATTTTACATATATTTCAAGCTTTTTGCAATAAGTGACTTCAACTCTCCAGTTGTTACTAATTTTTGCACAGGCTATGACAAAGCCTCTGCaaaagatgacattttgagTGATTTGGTGCGATaacttttaatttgttttcaggAATCTTCTGGTCAACCTGGGGTTGTTTGCAGCCGGTGTTTGGATTGCCAGAAATCTCACCGATTTTGATTTGATGGCTCCTCAGCCTGCAACGTAACAATGCCTCATCCTGTACATGGTGAGATTGCGCTTGTACTCAATTTACTGTTAGGTAATAAAGATATTTTGTAATCACGTTTTATCGTTTTTAGGTCTGACTACAAAAGAAGAATCAAGggatgtaaagaaaaatgtcttgtTAATCCAAGTTTGAAATATATCTTCTCTTTagtaattcatttttcttttccatattttaaattatttttttcattgtctACAGGCTTGAGAATATTGGCTAGATTTGAAACTATGTCAACTGTGCAGAATCTAACATTTAAATTGCATGTAATTAGTCAAGCTATGCACACTCGAGAGCTTTTTCTTGCTGCCGCTCGTAAATGTTTGTCCACGAGAAGGAAATCTCTCTCCATCCCTCAAAGTCTGGATGTGGCTGCTCAGCTTTTGGCCGTTGATTTGGCTTTGAAACCTGCTCTGCTGTATGATGCCAACAGCGCCAGCGGAGAGCAGGTGCATCACTATTTGCGCTCGTGTCAATCGTCCCAGCTCGTGTCGGACTCCCTTATCACCTTGGACTTGAACGGTAACAGCCTCATTGTTAACCCGGTTGCAACCCGGTCCAATCTCGAGAAGGTGCTTCGCAACGGTGGCCCGGCTGTGATCGACGTCAGCCACTCATTagagaagcccgccatcataGAGTCAGTCAGAGCTGGGCTGAAGAACATCGCACAAGATCTCCTTTTTTGTCTCAGAGGGCTTGATGCAGGAAAGGATGTTGACAAAAGTATTTCTGTGGCACAAGGTTCAGATGAGTGGAACCTGAGCGCCGTCTTCGGACTGTTATTGGGTTACCCTGCCATCTACTGGTTTGAGCAGAGTGAGAGCTTTGAAAACTGCCTCTCTATGACCCCCTTGACAGTGACCAAGGCAACTGCAACATGGGCGCCAGATGCAACCAGCCATAAAAGTTGCCTGTACTCATTCAGCATCCCGGCCATCCTACAAAATGAGTCACTATCCAGTCTGGAGGAGTGGAAGCTTGGCCTTCAAGAGAGATTCCAGCAGCAAAATATCCTAAAAGAGCTCAATGTCTGTCAGTCTGCAGTCACTCTACCATCAGTCTGTTTGTAACTCAAcatcatgttttattcatgacTCCATTAAActgtttaaaatgaataaaaacagcttCTTTTACTTATTACAGCAGGACTACATGGtggtacaaaaacaaaccataaaagtattttttgaaatattccTGAAGTTTACTATTCATCAGATCAAGTGTCACTTTGCATCTCAGCGATCCGGGTAGCAGAATTGAGGTAGTTTTTCTCTTTGAATTTCCAAATTTTACCACATACCGTCAGAGAGGTTGAATGATTGACAGCACTTCACCACAGCGACCTCTCACTTTCAGCTGGGACAAATGGTCTGCCCTCGTCGGTCCAATATTCACGATGGCGACCGGTATATTTCTATCGCTGGCTGCCAGTAAAAATCTGTATCCCGAGTAGACCTGTGGAAAATCACAGATAAGCACATTCATGCATAAAATTGTTTGTACCACTCATAGTGCTCACAGAAATAAGATGAACCTGACAAAAGtaataaaaggaaaaataaccAATGGAAGTCAGACATTGTTTTAGAATTGTGGTTCAATAGAATAATTAAATAGGCCTGAACAAAAATGACGATATTCCTAGAAAagactgaaaatatttttgtcaaaagtGCCACTTGAGTGCCACTTACCTGCAGCGATGTCCCGATGACGAGCACGGCATCCGATTCCGCTAATTTGTTGTGCACAAACTGCACTGTGTCTTTATTCACAGAGTCACCGAAGAAGGTAACCTCGGGCTTCAGTGTTCCTCCACAGACCTCACAGGAGGGAACCCTGAAATTGAGAGCCAGCTCGTCTTCCAGGAACACGTCCCCATCCGGAGCCACGGCCCCGGCCTGAGCCCTCCAGTCTGGGTTGAGCTCTACAAAACGCCTCTGGAGCTCCTCCCTCGCTGAAATACTGCCGCAGCCTAAACACATCACTCTGAAGATagaaatgatttgaaatcaCTTTTGCTTGATTTTTTCATGGTTCTATTTAATTAGatgaattaattatttaattaatcgggggggggggggcattatGATTGTGATTTTTGGTCACCTGTGAGCACATCCATGGAGCtcagtgagttttttttgtcctgccTTTGAATGGAGCGCATCTACATTCTGGGTCACCAGCCAGTGGAGCTTTCCCTGTACCTCCCAATGCTGCAGGGCCCTGTGAGCTGCGTTGGGCTGATGCGAGGAGAACTGTGGCCACCCCAGAAAGTTCCTTGCCCAGTAACGCTGACGGGACTTGGCGCTACGGACAAACTCAACATGCTGCATGGGACGCCTGTCAGTGCGGGCGTAGAGGCCCACACCTTCCGAGCGGTAATCTGGAATGCCTGACTCTGTGGAGAGACCAGCGCCGCTGATGGCAAAGAGCCTTGTGGCCCGGGAGACAAAATCCTGGAGCAGCTGCAGGGACTGCGTGTCTATGGAGCTGCAATCAGGGACGAAGAACCCAGCAGGAGCTGAGGATGCCCTCCTGGACGATGTCATGTGCAGTGTTGTGACTCTGCATGACAATCTCATCTGCATCAGAGTGGGCATATAAAAAATTGTCACTCAATTGGTTAAATATTTATACAGTAAGCCCAAGTACTTACGATATATAATGCACCTTTGTTCATCTATCTCGGCCAAAACTGCAACCaaagattttgttttaaataattgttgtCTTTAGTGGAACGTACATTAATGAAATGAGGTAACACAATGTTATATAATTTCAGCGTATTATTTAATAGTAATAATTTACATGGCTAGTCGTACTATTTCTTATAGCTTGAATGATACTGTACATCCAAGTTATCTTGTCACACGTACACTTAAGTAAACACAACATGTACAGAAATATAAATAgctaaaaaacaaaccaagcaCTAAATAAGTAGACGCAACAAACTACATTACCTTACGACAGCAGTGTGAGTTGTTATGACTCAAAAGAAGCGTGTTTGTGCCTTGTTATATGACTTGTCAAACACCTTAGGCAAAATGTAAACCCGGAACCATTATCGACTGACATTGAGGGCAACCGGAAGTCAATTGAAGAGCAAACGCACATATTCGCACAATGTCTTCTGGGACATGTAGTCATATAGGCGAACGTATACGAAAATGCAATCTAAGTTAGatgcatttttatatatatatatatatatatatatatatatatatatatatatatatatatatatatatatatatatatatataaatatattagaTGACGTAATTACaaattttagaaaaaaaacacattgaataaaatgttttacattaCAGTGTAATCGAACATATGCAAGTAGAGTTCATATAAAAATCTGTTGGTATTTCTtcaggatatttttttttttttttttttttaaaagatccATTTCAACAGAAGATGACACACACAAGACGGATGCAAAAGTGCTTTTATTCACtgttagaaaaaaacatgatatTTTAGATACAATGCCTGAGACTCCATCACGGTgactccccccacccccacacacaaaaatataaattaaccTAATAGTACATTTACATCTGTACTTGTCGATAAAGCGAAGCAAATCCTGAGCAGTCGAGGACAGCTTGTAAATGTTGGAGTCTTTCTGCATGAAAACGCATTGTCAGCCTTCGTGTTCCCAGCTCACAGGACAATTTCTCAATGCGCTCCTCCAGCTGTCAACACGGAAACGATTAACTGAGAGGGCTGTTTTTGTCAGCAATAAACAACAACTCTTACTTACCTCCTTTACCTGTTGACAAACTGCCATCTTTTCCATTTCCTCATCTTTTCCACTGCTCTGCAGCCAACTCTGCAACACGTCTTTCACTTTCTGCCAGAGCCTGAGCAGACAAAAAGCCTGGAGTAAACAACCGAGCAGAAGAAAACTAAAGTGAGACAAACGCTGTTCTTGCTCACCGAAGCTGCTTCCTGTCCTGCTGGAAGCTTCTCATGTCCTGCTGGATGCTCATTAGCTCCCTCATCAGCGTTGAAGTTGGATCATTTGCCGACTCTCCGCACGGTTCTCTCGACTGTATGTCTTGAAAGAGGCAACAAgatatatttgtaaataattCCTCTAAACCAGAAAGTAAGATGTAGATGTACCTGATGAtgttggtgaaatattttccaaactgGCTACCGCTGTTGGGCTGAGGATGTTGGCTTGTCTCATCttggacacaaacaacaactaGAGGATGGATGACTCGGTGGTGAATTCATGCATCAAAGTCCAAGTGATGAATATTACCTTGTTTTCTGTGTTCATGAAAGCAGCGGGAGGCAACAGCAGCTCACAGGGTGTCTCAGACGTGTCCAGGATGGAAGCTGGGGGTTTCTGGTAGGACACGTGACACACGTCTCCACTTGGACGCGATGAAGATAACGATGCAAGATTTGATGAAGGCGCAAACAATTCCTCGCAGCGACGAGGCTGGCGGCGCACTAATGGACGGATTCTAGGCGAGGGGGGGCATGATGTAATaaattagtaaaaaaaaaaaaattataaaccTCTTCAGGCTTGCTATGTACTCACAGCTCACTATCATCTACGTCATTCTCCCTTGAGTCGGATGGACAATCGAGTTTCGAATCAGGATAATGGAAGGTCACAGGCTTTTTGAACGATACGAACAAAGCCCGCTGCTTCCACTTCATAGCACAGCACTTCACCACCCTTTGTAGATGGAGACTtagctaaagaaaaaaaaaaaaaaaagaaacagattgATTGAAGGAGGCACATTAATTTGAGGAAAGCCAACTTGAACATCAACACACCGGTTCTTCATCTCGCTGCATTTCAGGCTCTGTCAGGCTCCTGATGTCATCTACGTACGTCACAGCCGCACTTGTTGACTCATCGTCGTCCACCTGAGCGACTTCCGTCTTCTTTTTGCGCTGTGTTTGGAACCACAGCCTCCATGCATGGAACATCTGCAGTAAATtttccaaaaaacattttaggacAAATCAAGCTGTCATTGCTGAGTTTCAAAGCAAGAAGAGAAGAATCAGGCAGGTGGTACCTTGGCTTGAAGAGTGAGTGCCCAATGCCAGAGTGCCTGTTCCGTCTGCTCGGACAACTTGACTTTGAACTCAAACTGTTGGCGTGAAGGATCAATCGTAAAAACACACATCGGACACATGCTTGCATAATCTAATTTGTGCACCGTATTCAAAATGTTGCCTAACGAACAGCGACAACATTTTTCACTATATGTGTAAAATTAATCATCAACGGTTATTAgagtttgaaaaacaaaccttCCTCCTCCAGAGTACAAAGTAGGTCTCGTACATCTTCAGTTTCCGCAACAAGattccttgttttttcatGACCTGTGTCATCATCACCGTATTGTCAAGCAGCAATTTCACAGCACAGGGTTGGATTGTTTATTCAATCGACTACGAAACAGCGAAAAAAATCTACCTTATATTTGAGGCGTGTATGCTGATGCTTTTTCCACGCTCTCAGCACTTTAGTCAGCAGTTTGGAGTCGTAATGCTTCCGGGCTTTTTCTGTGTCGATTTGCTCCCTGTGTAACAGCTCGGCTAATGAtagaacaaaaacataataaaaaaaggaattctTTCAATGTTTGTGCGCATTATTCTTGCCTTGATTTAAAGAACTTTGAGCCCTGTTGTAAGATTTTTTGTTCTGATGGCAGTCAGACATCGCACACTTGGTTTCCACTGCCTCCGCTTTCTTCCTGCGCTGTTCTCTGACCCACAACCTCCACCCGAAGAGCACCTGCGGAAGGTTCCAAAAGAACGCATGAAGACACTCGAGTAGAGTGAAAGAAGCCATGAAGTGTGTCGGTGAAACCTTGGCTTGAAGAGTAAGGGCCCAATGCCAGAGCGCTCGTTCAGTCAGATCAGACATTTTGAGCCTGACGAGCATAGAAGCAAAAAAGAACACGCAAAACCTAAATAACTATTAAATAGACAAAACATGACCCCACACTGCTTCGGGTAACAGAGGTCATCCGGTGTATTTACATCCCACTTTCTCCTCACCTGGCCTGTAAGCCAGCACTGGTATCTTCCCGCTGTGCCAATAAAGCGGGAGGAAGCTCGGAATCTTCTGACGTCTGCTGCTTTTCCTTATCTTCTCCTTTCTTCTGCTGCTCTGTCCGTTCTTTCCATCGGGCCCAGGCTCGCTGCACGCAGCTTTGCTCTTCGTGAAGAATGGCCTGAGGAAAACATCACTCGATATCAGCAGCAATAACGCTCAGTAATTGTCGGCCGTGTAGACTGGTTTATTCAAAAGAGACAACATACTATTCGCAGCATCAGCATCTCATCCTTGTGTTCTTCTGTCCTTGCCCGCCAGGTGCACAACACCCAAGTGCACAGGCGCTGCCTAAAGACAAAGAGAAGGAGGCAAATAACTTTTGTGCTACCGCCAGGATGAGACTGCAGCTAGTGAAGAAAGACCAATTGTTCTAACTTATTATGAACATCTGCCTTGTGTTGCTTGTCATACTCCACACTTCTCAGCAGAGCATATTCACACCAGGAGCCGAAATAATGAGCCAACCAGCGCTCTGCAAACCAAACATCGGCTCGCCACTCCAACTCCTGCACGACAACATAGAAACATCCGATAAAGTGCGTTGCAGTGCTGACTGCTCCTGGAAAAACACTCGCAGCATCTCTCCAACATCCAGCGCCTTATGACTCCAAAGAGTAGTATAGAAAATAGGTGGCTTTAAATAAGAATGTTCAACATTAAACACCTGCATGCGGCTTTGCTGTACAAGTTTCCGCCTCCAGTGGTCAAAAGAGTGACTCATCAAGTACATCCtataaagggggggggggggaaggagCAGCCGTAAGTGAAAGTAGAGCACGTTTACatcaaatacaacaaaaaaaagagacattaAAAGCACCTGTAGTTTGTGTCCGCCATGTCTATCAGGGCTTGGAGGGATTTGTCTTCAGCCTCCTCCAGTCGGTCTTTCCACAGTCTCCAGTGCTTCTTTATGACCTatggtgaagaaaaaaaaaattcaaacatgagatgtatttaattaaatgattCTCAGCCATGATGCCATGGCAAGCACAAAAGTGTGCAGTGAGAGATCATCAGATATGATTATGGTAacttgaacatttttgacacAACAGagttaataattcattcatatatcattattaataattcatttatGTATCATTATTGTGTCACGGTCTCAATAACTTACAGTCTGGTTATGATGTTGGACTGCCGTATTTTTGTTCAGCCGTTTAGCTTTATTCTGGGAGACATTTTGAGAAAGCCCCTGAAGTACGACGCACTGAGAGAAGAACACAGAGACATTTAATGACTTGATTCCAATGGCTTGACTCTCCGGATCTAACCTGCAGGTGACGGTGGTAGTGCTGACTTGCTTTCTGGCCTCTGTTTGCTTTTTGCCTGTGCCGCGTTACATCTGCTGAGGAGCTCAAGAAAGAATCGAATAGAAACATTGGAGCTGGTATGAAAGCAAATGCTCATAGAGGATACACGTCCTCCAGTGTAGCAAGGCTCTGCGCCGTGATGCCCGACTCGCCAGCTGCCCGCTGGCTTGCAAATGCTCTTCTTTCCTCTGTTTGCGATGCCACTCGCTCCTCCACACTCTCCAGCTCATCTTCATCAGGTGAAGACGGGCAAAGCGCTGGGCGTCGGCTGAATGACCAAGTGAGTGAAAGATGAGCGGCAAATACTGTGACGAAAAACTCCACAAGATGTCGTCATGATCACCTTTTAAGGATTTCTTGCGCTCACGACAGGAGACGTAACTTTGCCACTCTAacaaagatttctttttcactCTATTGCTGAAATGAAGGGAAGCTTTGGATTCTTTTTCTATCTGCGAACAAACAGTAGAGTGcagatgataaaaataatttgacaaaAGATATGCATGTTACCACACAAAAGGGAGCTcttgtgatttgttttccttttaccCCACCACAATGAATCTGCAAGGAAATCTTCAAATCTCTTCCAACTTACTGCCCCTTGCGTCGAGTCTTGGTCCTCCATAGGTGGAATGTTTTGTTGCTGTCGAAACCTCGCCTGCCACAAATGCCAAGCTGACCTagatgaaaaatacaatttgtttttgaaaatgaaaccgcACAGACCAGTGCATCTGTAGATTAACTTTGACATACTGCAAACTTGTGCGCCGGTGTTGCTCTTGAGCTAATTGAAGTGCTTTGATTTTCTGTTGACGCGTTTGGCAGTAAAACTTCCACTTGTCCCACATCTGCCGCGTCCGCCGCCTGTCAACTGGTGAACACCAACACAACATTTGGTTAAAATGCTCCAAAGTCAAAGAGTCCTTCCATGaacttcatgtgtcaaatACCGAATGCTTGAGCTTTTTggattttgtctttcttgtcGACTTGGAGTGACATAAATGTTTGCCATCTTCGAAATGTCATGTAGAGCAGGTAATACCTTGAAGGCAGACCCGACATTACAATTTCAGTTTGATGAATAACTTTTAAGTAAATGTCCGAGGAACCCACCTGTAATGACACTTGGCACGTACTGAAAGACTCCACCCCCTCCCAAATGTCCACCACTCCTCTTTCCATGcctcaaatgtttttcccAGCAGCACGCTGTCATAATGACATCTGTACATTTAAAGACAACAGAGTGCACAAGTTACATGACTCGAGAATGCCCAGAA
Encoded proteins:
- the LOC119123336 gene encoding mitochondrial import receptor subunit TOM6 homolog isoform X2, encoding MSGVPGKKSSSGSSSVTDWISSACKFATDRNDFRRNLLVNLGLFAAGVWIARNLTDFDLMAPQPAT
- the sirt4 gene encoding NAD-dependent protein lipoamidase sirtuin-4, mitochondrial isoform X1 — translated: MNKGALYIMRLSCRVTTLHMTSSRRASSAPAGFFVPDCSSIDTQSLQLLQDFVSRATRLFAISGAGLSTESGIPDYRSEGVGLYARTDRRPMQHVEFVRSAKSRQRYWARNFLGWPQFSSHQPNAAHRALQHWEVQGKLHWLVTQNVDALHSKAGQKKLTELHGCAHRVMCLGCGSISAREELQRRFVELNPDWRAQAGAVAPDGDVFLEDELALNFRVPSCEVCGGTLKPEVTFFGDSVNKDTVQFVHNKLAESDAVLVIGTSLQVYSGYRFLLAASDRNIPVAIVNIGPTRADHLSQLKVRGRCGEVLSIIQPL
- the sirt4 gene encoding NAD-dependent protein lipoamidase sirtuin-4, mitochondrial isoform X2 yields the protein MRLSCRVTTLHMTSSRRASSAPAGFFVPDCSSIDTQSLQLLQDFVSRATRLFAISGAGLSTESGIPDYRSEGVGLYARTDRRPMQHVEFVRSAKSRQRYWARNFLGWPQFSSHQPNAAHRALQHWEVQGKLHWLVTQNVDALHSKAGQKKLTELHGCAHRVMCLGCGSISAREELQRRFVELNPDWRAQAGAVAPDGDVFLEDELALNFRVPSCEVCGGTLKPEVTFFGDSVNKDTVQFVHNKLAESDAVLVIGTSLQVYSGYRFLLAASDRNIPVAIVNIGPTRADHLSQLKVRGRCGEVLSIIQPL
- the LOC119123336 gene encoding UPF0739 protein C1orf74 homolog isoform X1 gives rise to the protein MSTVQNLTFKLHVISQAMHTRELFLAAARKCLSTRRKSLSIPQSLDVAAQLLAVDLALKPALLYDANSASGEQVHHYLRSCQSSQLVSDSLITLDLNGNSLIVNPVATRSNLEKVLRNGGPAVIDVSHSLEKPAIIESVRAGLKNIAQDLLFCLRGLDAGKDVDKSISVAQGSDEWNLSAVFGLLLGYPAIYWFEQSESFENCLSMTPLTVTKATATWAPDATSHKSCLYSFSIPAILQNESLSSLEEWKLGLQERFQQQNILKELNVCQSAVTLPSVCL
- the tspo gene encoding translocator protein produces the protein MWLPMIGLTALPHLGGLYGGYITRNQVKTWYTTLQKPSWRPPNAAFPVVWTCLYTGMGYGSYLVWKELGGFTDDAVVPLGLYGLQLALNWAWTPIFFGAHKLKLAFMEIVLLTGTVGATMWSWYPISRPATLLLAPYLAWLCLATSLSYRIWRDNPEKKEE
- the LOC119123339 gene encoding ubiquinol-cytochrome-c reductase complex assembly factor 2 translates to MSATRYRRFLKLCEEWPRDERKKGRDLGTFLRQRVAAAFREGENTRISDTEKCDQIYESLARINANTYKQRFPRVKDTSFTGVTAEECKLMLSGSGQESDDEKKSFWKTLTERFSSKSPEDVPEKAPEK